Part of the Arthrobacter globiformis genome is shown below.
CCGCCGGTTCCAAGCGGCGGCAAAGGACGATCCTGCGTATTCGGACTCGGTTGCGTGGATGCAGGCGGTAGCCTTCGGGTTCCACGATGCCCGCCGGAGCGACGAGCGCGTGGACAAGAGCATTGAGCTGCAGCGGACGGACCGGCGGGTCATGACCGGCGTGTACCAGGCAGGAACGGTTGTTGGTCACTCGCTCGGAGCCGACGTGCCCGTTGCCACCTTCGGGACCATGAACAAGACCCTGAACATCGGTTTTGGCCGGCTGCTGGACACTCGGCTGGTGACTGCCGTGACGGTCCGCACCTCGCACCGGCGCCGCGGCCTGCTGCGCCGCATGATGGGGGAGGACCTCGCCCTGGCCCGGGCGGAAGGCCTCGCGATGGCGGCCGTCACGGCGTCCGAGGCCTCGATCTATGGCCGGTTCGGGTTTGGCGTGGCAACATCCGAGCAGTCCGTGAAGGTGGACACCACGGCGCGCTTCAGGCTCAACCACACTCCCGTGGGCAGCGTCGAGGTGGCCGACCCGAAGGTTCTGCTGGAGTTGGCCCCCGAAGTCTTCGGCCGCCTGCACCGCATCACGCCCGGATCCATCGGCCGGCATGAGTTCTACCGACAGTTCGCCTCGGGAACCGTCAGCCGCGACGGGGGCGAGGACCCGAAGGTCAAGGTGGCGCTGCACTACGGGCCCGGCGGCGACGTGGACGGCTACGTCTCCTACAGGTTCGCCGGCTGGTCCAGCACTCCGTACACCATGGAAGTCTTGGATCTGGTCGCGGCAACCAGAGCGGCGTACCTCGAGCTATGGCAGTACCTTGCCGCCATCGACCTGGTGGAACGCGTCACCTGGGAGGAAACGCCGGTGGACGACCCGCTGCGGTGGGCCCTCGAGGACGCCCGCTGCGTTGAGGCCTCGGCGGCGCGGGACATGCTCTGGCTGCGGATCCTCGACGCGGAGCAGGCCCTGGAAGCCCGTCACTACCCGGCCGACGGGCGGCTGGTGCTGAGCGTCGCCGACTCCCTCGGCCTGACCGGCGGCACCTTCACCTTGGACGTTGACAGGGGCGGCGCAGTTGTCACGGCCGGAGGCAGCGGCGCGCCGGACCTCGAGCTGGATGTCGCGGCGCTGTCCGCCATCTACCTCGGCGGGGTCAACCCGGTGACCCTGGCGGCGTCGGGACGCATTCTGGAGCACACGCCGGGCGCTGCGTTCCGCGCCGCCCGCATGTTCGCCGTCGAACGTCCGCCGCACTGCCTGACACACTTCTAGCGCTTTGACCCCAGTTGGCGCTTGCCACTAGAATAAACGGGCGTGTACTACGTGCACGCTTTTCAATCCACAAAACCAGGATGACCAGGCACTTCCCTGCGAAGTGCCCGCACCTGCGCCTGCGTTCCATAACGCAGGCGCGGCGGTTTGCCTGACCGACTAACTATCCACAACGGAGCCCCTACTACATGACCATCACCTCCACCGAGAAGCCCGGTACCCCCGTAGTCGCGATCAACGACATCGGTACCGCTGAGGACTTCCTCGCAGCTGTCGACGCCACTATCAAGTACTTCAACGACGGAGACCTCGTCGAAGGTACCGTCGTCAAGGTCGACCGCGACGAAGTTCTGCTCGACATCGGTTACAAGACCGAAGGTGTCATTCCCTCCCGCGAGCTTTCCATCAAGCACGACGTTGACCCCGGAGACGTCGTCTCCGTTGGCGATCAGGTCGAAGCCCTGGTGCTCACCAAGGAAGACAAAGAAGGCCGCCTGATCCTCTCCAAGAAGCGTGCTCAGTACGAGCGTGCCTGGGGCGACATCGAGAAGGTCAAGGAAGAAGACGGTGTTGTCACCGGTACCGTCATCGAGGTTGTCAAGGGTGGTCTTATCCTCGACATCGGTCTGCGCGGCTTCCTGCCCGCATCCCTCGTCGAGATGCGCCGTGTGCGCGACCTGGCTCCGTACATCGGTCAGCAGATCGAAGCCAAGATCATCGAGCTGGACAAGAACCGCAACAACGTTGTGCTGTCCCGCCGTGCATGGCTCGAGCAGACCCAGTCCGAGGTCCGCTCCACGTTCCTCAACAAGCTGGAAAAGGGCCAGGTCCGTCCCGGCGTCGTTTCCTCCATCGTCAACTTCGGTGCCTTCGTGGACCTGGGCGGCGTAGACGGCCTGGTTCACGTTTCCGAGCTGTCCTGGAAGCACATCGACCACCCGTCCGAGGTTGTCGAGGTTGGCCAGGAAGTCACCGTCGAGGTCCTCGAAGTGGATCTGGACCGCGAGCGTGTCTCCCTGTCGCTCAAGGCTACGCAGGAAGATCCGTGGCAGACCTTCGCCCGCACCCACGCCCTCGGCCAGGTTGTTCCGGGTAAGGTCACCAAGCTCGTTCCGTTCGGTGCGTTCGTCCGCGTCGAAGACGGCATCGAAGGCCTCGTTCACATCTCCGAACTGGCTGTCCGCCACGTTGAGCTGGCTGAGCAGGTTGTCTCCGTTGGCGACGAACTGTTCGTCAAGGTCATCGACATCGACCTCGAGCGCCGCCGCATCTCCCTCTCCCTCAAGCAGGCTAACGAGGGCGTTGACGCCGACAGCACCGAGTTCGATCCCGCTCTGTACGGCATGGCCGCAGAGTACGACGAAGAGGGCAACTACAAGTACCCGGAGGGCTTCGACCCGGAGTCCAACGAGTGGCTTGAAGGCTACGAGAACCAGCGCGCCGCCTGGGAGCAGCAGTACGCTGACGCCCAGACCCGCTGGGAAGCACACAAGAAGCAGGTCACCCAGCACGCCGCCGACGACGCTGCAGCTGCAACGTCCGGTGAGAGCGACTCCGGCACCACCAGCTACTCCTCCGAGCCGGCTGCCACCGATACCGGTGCAGGCACGCTTGCTTCGGATGAGGCACTTGCCGCTCTGCGCGAGAAGCTGACCGGCAACTAATTGCCCGGCATTAGCTAATTGCCATTGAAAAGGTGGCCGTCCCCGAAAGGGGGCGGCCACCTTTTTGTCTTTCCGGCGATTGTGGCGCCGGATGCCTGCATTGGCAGCGTCAGGCGGTCTGCCCGGCGTGCTCGCCCTCGGCGATCTCCTCCAGCACCTTGTTGTTGAATGCGGGAAGGTCGCCCGGCTTCCTGCTGGTCACGAAGCCCTGGTCCACCACGACTTCCTGGTCGCTCCAGTTGGCGCCCGCGTTCCGCAGGTCTGTGGCCAGCGTGTGGTAGGAGGTGAGGTTCCTGCCCTTGACGACGCCCGCATCGATGAGCAGCCACGGGCCATGGCAGATGGCCGCCACCGGCTTGTGCTGTTCAAAGAAGCTGCGGGCAAACGCCTGCGCGTCCTTGTCCACCCTGAGGTGGTCGGCGTTCACCACGCCGCCCGGAATCACCAGGGCGTGGAAGTCCGCCGCGTTGGCCTCCTTCAGGGTCAGGTCGACGTCGAAGGTATCGCCCTTCTCGACGCCCTCAAAGCCCTGGAGCTTTCCGCTCTTCGGAGCCACCAGGACAGGCTCGCCGCCGGCGTTCTTGACCGCGTCCCACGGGCTGGTCAGTTCAACCTGCTCCACGCCGTCCGTCAGCAGGAAGGCGACCCTCTTGCCGGTGATGTCGTGCTCTGACATGCGTCCTCCTTTTCCGTATGGTGCCTTACAGGTCCACCCTAGAAAAGCGGAAAGTCATAAGCAAGCTGATGATTCTTTCGGCCAGCTGTCAGCGCGGAACGTCAATCCACTCCGTGTCCTCGCGCTGGAGGGCCGTACTTCCGGCGGTCATGGCGGCCAGCCGGTCGGCCGCCGCCGCCAGGTCATCCGGCGCGTCCGGCAGCGCGAGGCGCAACACCGTGGACTGGGCTTCGTAGCCGGTCTCCGCCATCGCATAGCCCGCGCTGCGCAGGTCATTCTCGAGACGACCTGCCGCAGCGTGCGGTACCCGCACGGCACAGATGCGCAGCCGCCGGCGCTGCACCAGCGGAGCGAGTTCCAGGGCCGTCGAGACCGAATCGGAGTACGCGCGCACCAGCCCGCCGGCACCCAGCAGGATCCCGCCGAAGTAACGCACGACGACGGCACTGACGTCGCTGAGGTCCGTCACCCCTGGGGTGGTTTCCCGCCGGAGAAGGGCCTCCAGCATGGGGATCCCGGCGGTTCCCGAGGGTTCGCCGTCGTCGCTGGAACGCTGGATATCCCGGTCCGGCCCCAGCACGAAGGCGGAGCAGTGGTGCCGGGCGTCATGGAACTCGCGGCGAAGTTCAGACACCAGCGCGCGGGCATCCTCTTCAGTCCCCGCGCGGCGCAGGACGGTGATGAACCGGGAGCGCTTGATCTCGATCTCATTGCGGAAGCCGTCCCCGGCAGCCAGCGTGGTGTACGCGGACCGCCGGCTTTGTGTCGTCTTGGTCCGCGTTGGAACTGCCTCTTCTGCCACCGGTTCAGTCTAGTCTTGGGGAGTGCTGAAGATTGGGTTGACGGGCGGCATCGCCTCGGGGAAGTCCCTGGTGGCAACGCGCCTGGAAGAACTGGGGGCAGTGCTCGTCGATGCCGACGCGATCGCCCGTGAGGTGGTGGAACCGGGCACTCCGGGGCTGGCCGCCGTCGTGGCCGCGTTCGGCCCGGAGATCCTCGACGGCGAGGGGCGGCTCGACCGGCCACGCCTCGGGGCCATCGTGTTCCAGGAGCCGGGACGGCGCGCGGAGCTCAATGGCATCGTCCATCCGCTGGTGCGCGAACGCGCCGCGGTGGTGATTGCGGCCGCGCCGGGTGACGCGGTGGTGGTCCAGGACATTCCGCTCCTGGTGGAAACCGGACAGCAGAAGAACTTTCACCTCGTGGTGGTGGTGGATGCGCCCGAGGATGTCCGGCTGCAGCGCATGACCGGGCACCGCGGAATGACGGAAACGGACGCCCGTTCACGGATGGCCGCCCAGGCGTCCCGCCAGGACCGGCTCGCCGCAGCGGACGTGGTCCTACCCAACTCCGGCACGCGCGAGGAGCTGCTGGCCTCCGTGGACCGGCTGTGGGAGGAGCGGCTCGTGCCCTTCGCGCGGAACATCAGCCAGGCCGCGGTGGCTGGCCGCAGCGGCGCGCCCGTTCTGGCGGCCCCGGACTCCGACTGGCCGCGGCAGGCTGCCTGTCTGGCCGAGCGGCTGAAGGCCGCCGCTCCGGAGGACGTGCTGGCCGTCGACCACATCGGGTCGACGTCGGTCCCCGGCCTCGAGGCGAAGGACGTCATCGACCTGCAGCTCGCGGTCTCTGATCTCATGACGGCAGACCGGATTGCGCCCCTGCTTGGTGCCGCGGGGTTCCCGCTCTGGCCGGGCATCCTGATGGACAGCCCCCACGGGCGTCCCGACCCCGCTGCCTGGTCCAAGCGCCTGCACGGCAACGCCGATCCCGGGCGTCCGGTCAATCTCCATATCCGGGTGGCCGGTTCTGCGGGCTGGCGCTTCGCCCTTTGCTTCCGGGACTGGCTTCGCGCCGTTCCGGCCGCACGGGAGCAGTATGCAGCGGAGAAGCGCCGGGTGGCCGCCCTGCATGCCTCCGACGCCAACACGTCCGGCTACGCCGACGACAAAGAGGCGTGGTTCCGCGACGTCGGGGCTCCCGGAATGGAACGGTGGGCCGAAAGCACCGGCTGGCAGCCGCCGTCGTACGTTTCCAGCTCCGCCAACGCGAGCCACGGCTGAACCCAGTACAGCCCAAAGCTGAATCAGGAGTTCCTGTCAGTGGCCGGCTGTAGATTAGGTACATGAGTCTTGCGCAGGAGGTCAACCGCGTCGTTGCGCCCTTCGAGGTCATCAGCGAGTTCCAGCCCGCCGGTGACCAGCCGGCGGCCATCGCCGAGCTGACGGAGCGCATCAGGAACGGCGAAAAGGACGTGGTGCTGCTCGGTGCCACCGGTACCGGCAAGAGCGCCACCACCGCCTGGCTGATCGAGCAGGTCCAGCGGCCCACACTGGTGATGGTGCAGAACAAGACCCTCGCGGCGCAGCTGGCCAACGAGTTCCGCGAACTCCTGCCGAACAATGCGGTGGAGTACTTCGTCTCCTACTACGACTACTACCAGCCCGAAGCGTACGTGGCGCAGACGGACACGTTCATCGAGAAGGACTCCTCCATCAACGAGGAAGTGGAGCGGCTCCGGCACTCCGCCACCAACGCGCTCCTCACCCGCCGCGACGTGATTGTGGTGGCAACCGTGTCCTGCATCTACGGCCTGGGCACGCCGGAGGAGTACATCGCCGGCATGGTGACGCTGCGCAAGGGCGCCGAAATGAACCGTGATGACCTGCTGCGCAAATTCGTCTCCATGCAGTACGCCCGCAATGACATGGACTTCCACCGTGGCACGTTCCGGGTCCGCGGCGACACCGTGGAAATCATTCCCATGTATGAAGAACTGGCCATCCGGATCGAGTTTTTCGGGGATGAGATTGAGAACATCCATACCCTGCATCCGCTGACCGGAGAGGTGATCCGGGACGAAGAGGAGATGTACGTGTTCCCGGCCTCGCACTATGTGGCCGGACCCGAACGGATGGCGCGTGCCATCAAACGGATCGAGGACGAACTCGCCGACCGGCTCCAGGTCCTGGAAAGCCAGAACAAGCTCGTGGAAGCCCAGCGGCTGCGGATGCGCACCACTTACGACCTCGAAATGATGCAGCAGATGGGTTTCTGCAACGGCATCGAGAACTACTCATCGCACATTGACGGCCGCGCCCGCGGAACCGCCCCGCATTGCCTCCTGGACTACTTCCCGGACGACTTCCTGCTGGTGGTGGACGAATCCCACGTGACCATCCCGCAGATCGGGGCCATGTACGAGGGTGATATGTCCCGCAAGCGGAACCTTGTGGACTTCGGCTTCCGGCTGCCTTCCGCTATGGATAACCGTCCGTTGAAATGGGACGAGTTCCTTGAGCGCACAGGCCAGACCGTCTACTTGTCCGCCACGCCCGGCAAGTACGAATTGGGCAAGGCGGACGGCTTCGTCCAGCAGATCATCCGGCCCACCGGACTGATCGACCCCGAGGTGGTGGTCAAGCCGACTAAAGACCAGATCGACGACCTGCTGGGTGAGATCAAGACCCGCACAGAGAAGAATGAACGCGTCCTGGTAACCACGCTGACCAAGCGGATGGCGGAGGACCTCACCGACTACCTCCTGGGCCATGGCATCAAGGTGGAGTACCTGCACTCCGACGTCGACACGCTGCGGCGTGTCGAGCTGCTCCGCGAACTCCGGATGGGTGTTTTCGACGTCTTGGTTGGCATCAACCTGCTCCGGGAAGGCCTTGACCTGCCGGAGGTCTCCCTGGTGAGCATCCTGGACGCGGACAAGGAAGGCTTCCTTCGTTCGTCCACGTCCCTGATCCAGACCATCGGCCGTGCCGCGCGCAACGTCTCGGGGCAGGTCCACATGTACGCGGACCGCATCACGGACTCCATGGCCCACGCCATCGATGAAACCAACAGGCGCCGCGCCATCCAGGTGGCCTACAACACGGAAAACGGAATCGATCCGCAACCGCTGCGCAAGAAGATTGCCGACATCACGGACCAGCTGGCCAAAGAAGACGCGGACACCCAGGAGCTGCTCAACAACAACCGTTTGGCCAAGGGGGCCAAACGCGGCAAGTCCGCCGCCAAGGGGGCGGCCACGGTCCGCGCCGACGGGCTGGCAGCGGCGCCCGCCGAGGACCTGGTGGGCCTGATCGAGCAGCTGACCGAGCAGATGCACGGAGCGGCCGCCGAGCTGCAGTTCGAAGTGGCCGCCCGGATCCGCGACGAAGTTTCCGAGCTCAAGAAGGAACTGCGGCAGATGCAGTCAGCCGGGCACGCCTAGCCCCCGTCACGCGGCGCGGGGGGTCAGGTGGCGTGGCCGTGGGGTCACGTGGCGCGGGGGACCGCGCCTCTAGGGTAAAGTTGAGGTCACGTAGGGGAGTATCCCAAGCGCTACGAACGTCAACACGCAGGGCACAGATGCCCTGCCGGGCGTAGCGGGCAGCCACATCAGCACCAAGTGCACAGGTTCGCCGGAGAGACTTACACCGGTTTTCTGTACCCTGCGAAAGGCATTTTTGTGGAACTTCCCGTCTGGTTCGAGGTCGGCTCGTTCGTCGTCCTCGGCATCATCCTCCTTATGGACCTGCTTCTGGTAGTACGCCGTCCGCATGAGCCCTCCATGAAGGAAGCCGGCCTCTGGGTGGCCTTCTATGTGGCACTGGCCCTCGTGTTCGCCGGTGCCATGTTCATGTTCACGGGACCCGAGTACGGCAGCCAGTTCGTGGCCGGCTGGGTGACTGAGTACAGCCTCAGCATCGACAACCTGTTTGTCTTCATCATCATCATGGCCCGTTTCTCCGTGCCCCGTAAGTACCAGCAGGAAGTGCTGATGGTGGGCATCATCATCGCCCTGATCCTGCGCGGCATCTTCATCATGCTCGGCGCCATTGTGATCGAGCAGTTCAGCTGGGTCTTCTACATCTTCGGCGCTTTCCTCCTCTGGACCGCCTGGAAGCAGGCGCAGGACGAGGGCGAAGACGAAGAGGACCAGGAGAACGCCCTCATCGGCAAGCTCCGCAAGGTCATCCCCATGTCCGAGAAGTTCGACGGCGGCAAGCTGCGCACCACTGTGGACGGCAAGAAGGTCTTCACCCCCATGGTGATCGTCTTCATCACCATCGGCATGACCGACCTGCTCTTCGCGGTCGACTCCATCCCCGCGATCTTCGGCCTGACGCAGAGCGCCTTCATCGTCTTTACGGCGAACATCTTCGCGCTGATGGGCCTGCGGCAGCTGTACTTCCTGCTCGGCGGCCTGATGAACCGCCTCATCTACCTGAAGCACGCACTGTCCATCATCCTGGCGTTCATCGGCGTGAAGCTGATCCTGCACGCCATGCACGTCAACGAACTGCCGTTCATCAACGGCGGGCACCACATCGAATGGGCCCCGGAGATCCCGACGTACGTGTCCCTCGCGGTCATCATCGGCACCATCATCATCGCCGTGATCGCCAGCCTGGTGAGCTCCGGCGCACAGAAGGCCAAGCTGGATGCCCGCCTCGAGGAGGACTCCCGGAAGAGCCTGAGCGACGTCGACTAGGCTTCCGCAGCCAGTCTCAGCAGAAAGCAACCCCGGCCACCTGGTGGCCGGGGTTGCTTTGTCTTGCACAGGGTCTGCCTGGCTTGTCCGCGCGCAGGGGCCCAAGTGTCCGTTCGCGCTGGGAGAAGGGGCCTAAGTGTCCGTTCGCGCTGGCTTCAGCGGGCGGAGCGCACCATGCCGAGCAGGCGGCCGAAGATGGCCTCACCGTCGTCCGCGATTCCGTCGTGGTGGAACTCGCCGGTTTCCCACGTCTTCAACTTGCGGACGGCGGCGGCGGTCTCCATGGAGAGCCCGTGGTCCACATAGATGTCATCGCGGTAGACGGCGGCCGCCGCGGGCACGATGTTGGCAGCCAGCTGCGCGGTGTCATACAGGGGCTTCCAGTCAGCCTTGGCCGCCAGCAGTTCCGCCACTTCCTGCAGCGGGCGAAGGGCAGGGTCCTGTTCGAAGTACCACGGGTAGACCATCTCGCCGGTCAGGAGTAGCTCGGCAGCGTCCGGCCTGAACTCCGGGAACTCCTCGAGAACCCGCCAGGCCGCCCAGCCCGTGGCCGCGTTCTGGCCGTAGATGGACTCATGCATCAGGGCGTACAGCGGATTAGCTGCCCGCGAGACCAAGGGGCGGACCTGCTCCAGGAACGGATCCGAGAGCCGCGGACCGCCGGGCGTCTCCACGAAGGCGTCCTCCAGCAGGTTGTGCAGGGTGTCCACCCGGGTGTTCCCGCCGAGGAAGGACCCCACCATCTGGAACCTCTCCACGGTGAGGGGAGAGCCGTCCGGGAGGTACTCCGCCGTGCCGCGGAGGTGATTGGCGATGCGGCTTACAGTTTCCCGGTCCTCGGGGTACCAGCCGAAGTACTCCGCGTTGCGGGCTGCCACCCGTCTGAAGGTCTCGCGGTAGACCCGCTCCGGGGAACCGTTCAGCGGGGCGAGCCCTCCGGTGATCAGCACCTCACACAGGCCCTTGGGTGCGAACGACAGGTACGTGAGCGCACAGAAGCCGCCGTAGCTCTGCCCGTAGACAGTCCACGGCTCCGAGCCGACAGCCTGGCGGATGAGCTCGGCGTCGGCAATGATCGAATCGGCCCGGAAGTGCTCAAGGTACCTCGCCTGCGCTGCCGCATCCCCGCGCAGGGGCAGGGTGTTGCGGTCAATGGGGGAGGAGAGGCCGGTGCCCCGCTGGTCCAGCATCAGGATGCGGAAGTCCTTGGCGGCTGCCTTGCTCCAGCCGCCCAGCGACGCGAAGCGGTTGCCGCGCCCGCCGGGACCGCCTTGAAGATACAGGAGCCATGGCAGTTCGGCGGCTTCTGCCTCCGTGTGCTCGGCGGACACATATTCGCGGGCGAAGACTGTGATGGTCTCGGCTGCGTCTTCTCCGCCGGGGCCGGCAAAATGGTCCAGCGGCAGTGTGAAGTAGTGTTCTGCCGTGCGCATGCCGCGGAAGTTGTGCCGGGCGCGGACTGTATGAACCGGGCCCGCATTAACAGTGGCGTCCAGTGCTGCTTCAGCCATGGACACCGGCCTCGCTGCGGCTGCCGAACTCTGCTAGCGCCGTTCCGGTCAGCCGGAACGTGGACCACTCCTCCATCGGGAACGCCCCGAGCTTCCGGTAGAAGTTGATGGACGGTTCGTTCCAGTCCAAAACGCTCCATTCCACACGCGCGTAGCCGCGTTCGACGGCGGTCGCCGCCAGATGCTGCAAAAGGGCCTTCCCGTGGCCCTCGCCGCGCGCCTCCGGGGTGACGTAAAGGTCCTCCAGGTAGATCCCGTGCACGCCCTCCCACGTTGAGTAGTTCAGGAACCAGAGCGCGAAGCCACGCACGTCGCCGGCCTGGTTCTCGGCCATGTTGGCATACACGCGCGGGTCGCTGCCGAAGAGCACCTCGGTGAGCATCTCGGTGGTGTTCCGGACGGCGTCCGGCTCCTTTTCATAGACAGCCAGCTCGCGGATCAACTGCAGGATAATGGGAACGTCTGCGGGTGTGGCGGGACGGATTACACTCATGAGTCCGAGCTTACTGGGTCCGGGCTTGCTGGATCAGGCCGGCAGCACGCGGGGCAGGATGCCGGCGGAGTATAGGCTGTTGATTCCCATGACCTATCAACAGTGCAGCAACCCTTCCGGAGGCGGTGTGGAAAGGGCGGCAATGCCGGGAACTGGCCTGGTCCTTCTGGCTGCCGTGAAGCTGTCCAGCGTCGACCTCCGGCAGGCCGATGCATTGAACGACGGCGAGCGGCAGCGGGCAGCGTCGTTCGGTTCCGGAATTCAGCGGGACAGGTTCCTGGCCGGACGCATCGCGTTGCGGCGGCACGCCGCCGAAACTGCAGGGATGGGCGCCGAAGAGCTCCGGGCTGACTACGTCTGCCGGGAGTGCGCGAGGGACGACCGCGTGCACGGCATGCCCCGGTACCAGGCCGGTCCATCCGGGCCGGCCGTCATGGCGAGCCTGAGCCGGGCGGGGGACTGGTGCCTGCTGGCCGCTACAACTGACGCGCGGGTCTTGGGAGTCGGCGTCGACCTGGAGGGCAGCACAGCCGCAGGCTTCGACGGGTTCGGGCTGGTTGCCCTTTCGGAGCGCGAGCGGGATCACCTGCAGAGGGTGGAGCCTGCACTCCGGCCAAGCGTCCAGACACTCCTGTGGACGCGCAAGGAGGCAGTCCTCAAGGCGCTGGGCAGGGGGCTGGATGTCGTCGACCCGGGTCTGGTGGACGTTGCCGGACCCGTTCCATTGCTGCCGGGCTTTCTGCAGGCACCGGCCGTGCCTTTGGTGGCGGGCGTGCCTCTGGCGGGGGGCCCGCAAGGCAGCGGACATCGGTGGCTGATCGACGCCGTGAATCCGGGGTCAGCGGGGCTACCGGATTCCTTCACTGCGGCAATCGCACTTCAAAGGATGCCTGGTCCGTAGCTCGCGGACCGATGGTCTGACCCGGTCCGTAGCTCCTGTCCGCCTGTC
Proteins encoded:
- a CDS encoding 4'-phosphopantetheinyl transferase family protein; translation: MPGTGLVLLAAVKLSSVDLRQADALNDGERQRAASFGSGIQRDRFLAGRIALRRHAAETAGMGAEELRADYVCRECARDDRVHGMPRYQAGPSGPAVMASLSRAGDWCLLAATTDARVLGVGVDLEGSTAAGFDGFGLVALSERERDHLQRVEPALRPSVQTLLWTRKEAVLKALGRGLDVVDPGLVDVAGPVPLLPGFLQAPAVPLVAGVPLAGGPQGSGHRWLIDAVNPGSAGLPDSFTAAIALQRMPGP